Part of the Sphingomonadaceae bacterium OTU29LAMAA1 genome, TTCTACGATCATCCCAGCAACGCTCGGCGCATCGAGACAGCCATGAAGTGGAAGGCCGATCACGCAGGGCCGGCCGCCTCGACGTCGCGATGAGCGGATCACAGGAGCCGAAACGCGGCGCCATGGACCGCGATGCTGTCAGGAACGGAGAATAACGGTGCAGAACCTGACCGCCTTCGTGCAACCGTCCGGGCCGACGGGCAGCGCCACCACGGTGGCGCCGACGGAGTTCGACGGCCTAGCCGCCGTGCCGGCAGCAGCCGATCCGTACGGCGGCGGCGCAGTCGCTCGTGCCCTGCGCTCCGCGATGGCCGCCGCCGGCCACGATCTTATGCAGCCGCTCCAGATCATCTCGCATGCGCTGGAGCGTCTGGTCCTGGCCGAGCAGCTGGCGGGCGACCGCATCTGGATAGAGGCCGCTCGCACGCAGGTCCACCGAATGACGCGCGGGCTCGGCGATCTCGTCGGCGCAGCGGTCTCGCAGGAGCCGTTCGGACCGCCTACGCTGCAGTGCCTTGGCGTCATAATGGAGGAGACCGAGGCGGTCTGGGCGAAGTCGGCGGCAGCCGGAGGCGTCACGCTCGAGATCGCCCGCCTGCCCGCCCCCGTCCGCACCGACCGGGCGCGCATGCGCTCGATCCTGGACAACCTGATTGGCAATGCCCTGAAGTACGGGCGGAGCCACGTCAGGGTGAGCACCTGCCGCACCGCCGGAAAGGTCCGCGTCGATGTCGTCAACGACGGGACGGTCATTCCGGCGGACATCCAGGCCCGCCTCTTCGAGGCGTTCTACCAGGCCGACAGGGCGAGCGAGGGTCTCGGGCTTGGTCTCTCGATCGTGCGCGAGCACTGCCGCGCCCTCGGGCATCTGGTCGAGGTCACGTCGGAGCCGTCAGGGACCCGCTTCAGCATCGTCATCGACGAGCCGAAGGCCGACTGACGGGGCCTGTACTGGGCCAGGGGGAGAATGCGGGATTAGACTGCTTCGGGATGTCAGCCTCGCAGCGCCGGCAGGCGACAGGTGAACACGGCTCCCTGGGAAGGCCCGTTCGCAACGGTCATCTCGCCTCCCATCCGCTGTATCGTGGAGAGGCAGATCTGAAGCCCCAGCCCGACCCCCTCCTTCTTGGTCGTGAAGAATGGCTGGAAGAGGCGGGTCCGGTCGTCCTCCGAGATCCCGGCGCCGACGTCGGCGACCGCAAGCTCGACATGGTCCCCGACCCCGCGCACGTCGACCGTGACGACCTTCTCGTCGCGCTCGACGTCGAGCATGGCGTCGCGAGCGTTGTTGATCAGATTGATGAGCACCTGCTGCAGATCGACGAAGTCGCCTTCCACGGCCGGCGCGTCGCTTCCGACGTATCTGACGCTCACGCCGCAGCTCCGCATGTCTCGTGCGAGAAGTGCACAGGTCTCCCTCGCAAGCCGACCGAGATCGATCCTGCGGACGTCCTGCCTCCCGCCCTGGATACGATCGTGCGTGTGCCTGACGATGGTGGATATGCGCTCGATTGTGACGGAGACGCGCTCGAGCACCCTGACCGCGGCCCCCACCTCGGGCTGCGGACGCCGCAGCAGCCGCAGGCCCGTGTTCGCATCCATGCTTATCGAGGCGACCGGCTGGTTGAGCTCATGGGCGATGGAAGCCGAGAACGCACCGACGGTCGCGATGCGGCTAGCACGCGCGAGCTCCGCCTGCGCCGCGCGGCGCATCTCCTCGACCTCCTCCTGGCTGCTGATGTCCACCAGGCTGGACAGCTGACGCTCGTCGTCGAGACGGGTGACGGAGTAGAAGACGGGCACGCGGCGTCCGCGCGCTCCGATCAGGACAACCCGTCCCTCCACGCTTTCCCAGCCGTAGAAGATCATCTCGAACTGCCTCAGCAGCACCGCCTCGATGTCCTCCGCGGTGCCGTCCACCGTCCGGTCCACCGCGCCGTCGACGTCGTCGAAGCCCAGCATGCGGACGCACGCGTCGTTGACGGATACCGTCTTCACGGAAGCGACGCAGCGGGCGAGCGTCTCGGGATGCTCGGCCATGTAGGCCGCCAGGTCCTCGATCCCCTGCGCCTTCAGGTCGCGAAGGATCAGGGCGGTCCCGGACATGTCCTGCTCGGCGAAGGCGATCCTGCTGATCGCGAAGAGGCTTGCGTAGCGGACCTCGAGCGACGCCAGCTCAGCCGCCTGACCGTCCACCCGTTCCCGCAGGCCGCGGCTGATCGCATCGGGTTCACCCCGTGCCGCCCTCTCGTCTTGGACGTCGGACGCCAGGCCGTGCCAGACGAGATCCCCGGCCTCGTCCTGGACGATCCTGGCGGTCAGTCGCATCCACCTGAACGCTCCGTCCGCGTGCAGCAGCCGGAAGTCGATCTGCAGATCGCGATCGCCCACCTGGCCGCCTGCGAATGCGCCCTCCAGGCCGTCGAGATCCTCGGGATGTATCCGATCCCGCCACAGCGCCTCCCGGACAGCAGGACACCGGTCGGCTCCGGTCAGCTCCTCGTACCGCAGGTTCAAGAACGTGATGACCCCGTCGGGTCGAGCTCGAAGATGCAGCTGCGGCAGGTAGTCGGCATAGGCGTCCACAGCGCGCACCGAGATGCTTGTCGGTCGCGAGCCGTCCGGAAGCGCTCGCATATCCTCGAGGTTCGTCATGATCCAGAGAGTTCCGTTCCGGCCGTAGCCGCGTCTTCGTTCCAGAGCTGCCGCGACAGAGCGTCAGCCAGGCTCCTTGTCGGGCCAGATCCTGACGACGGGATCGATGGTCCGCAGCTTCTCGAGCAGATCCGCCACGGGAAGGCTGTCGGATGCGTTCGCCTCGCCCGATGGCACCGCCTCGCGCGACATGACGACCTTCCCCGGGCCTCGCCTGCCCTCGAGCAGCGAGAGTATCTCCGAAGTGCGTTCGAACGGCACGATCCGGTCGAGCACCGGCCTGATCGTACCGTCCTCGACGAGATGCGCGATCCTTGCAAGCTGTGCGCCGTCGGCCCGCATGAAGAGGAAGGAGTATTCGACCCCCCGACGCCCCGCGAGCCTCCGGGTCCTGGAGCTCATGAGGCGCATGACCTGACGCACCACGACGTTGGCACCGACCGACCGGGCGAAGGCGGGATCGGGAGGTCCGGACAGCGATATCAGCTTGCCGCCGGGCCGCAGGACCTTCAGCGACCGCTCCAGGACATCGGTATCCAGGGAGGTGAGGACGACGTCGTAGTCGTGCAGCCGCTGCGCGAAGTCCTCGCTGCGGTAGTCTATCGCGATGTCCGCACCGAGCGAGCGCACCAAGCCGAGGCTTGAGGCGCTCGCGGTGGTGGCGACCGTTGCGCCCAGGTGCCTGGCGAGCTGGATGGCGACGGTACCGACTCCTCCTGCTCCCGCGTGGATCAGGACCTTCTGCCCGGATCGCAGGCCCGCGCGCTCGACAAGCACCTGCCACGCAGTGAGTGCGACGAGCGGGAGCGAGGCCGCCTCGGCCATCGAGACGTTCACGGGCTTGCGCGCGAGATCGCCTTCGCTGACCGCTATGCGCTCCGCGAATGTGCCGATCCTGGCGACATCGACCTTGCCGAAGACCTCTTCGCCCAGCTTGAAACGGGTGACGCCGGGACCGACGGCGACGATCCTTCCCGCCAGGTCGTTGCCCAGCACGAGCGGCATGTCGTACCGGAGGAAGGCCTTGAAGTCGCCGTCGCGGATCTTGCCGTCGAGAGGGTTGAGGCTAGCCGCCTCTATCTCGACGACCACCTCGCCGGCGTGCGCCACGGGCTCGGGCATGTCCCTGAGCTTCAGCTCGCCCTTGTAGCGGTCGATGGCGAACGCCTTCATGTCTTTGTCCGTCGCTTGAGGAAGATGGCTGGCAACGTCACCAGGGCTCGTGGAAGGGCCGGACCTCGGCGAGGAAGGACCAGGCGTCGCGCGGCTGGTGCGCCAGGTGGAAGACTTCGGCCGCGACGGACGAGGGCGAGATGAAGAAGTCGTCCGCGACCTCAGGCCGCATCTCGCGCTGCCAGGGCACGTCGATGGAGGCGTCGATCACAAGATAGGCGACGTGCACGCCCTTTGGCCCGAGGTCCCGCGCGATGGCTTCCGCGAGTATTCTCTGCGCCGCCTTGGTCGGCGCGAAGCCGGCGAACTTGGCCCGACCGCGCTGTGCGGACGTGTTGCCGGTCACGATGATCGACCCCTCGCCTGCCGCGATCATCGAGGGCGCGACCAGCCGGGCGAGATGGAACAGCGCCATGGCGTTCACCTCGAAGTTCCGTTGGAGCGTCGCCGCATCGATCTCCTGGAACGTTCCGAACGCGCCGCCGACGGCGTTGTGGACGACCACCTGCGGCATGCCGACGGCGGCCACCGCCCGCTCCAGCGCAGCCGGATCCGCGACGTCGCAGGGAACGGCAATCGACGACGGGATCTCGGCTTCGAGTTTGGCCAGCCGCTCTTCGTTGCGCGCCAGCATGGCGACCCGGTAGCCGCCTTCCGAGAAGCGGCGGGCGAGGGCCGTTCCCGTGCCCGGACCCACGCCGGTCACCAGCGCCAGTGGCTTTTCCTGCTCGGTCATGCCGCTTTATCTACTCGTTCGAGCTCGTCCCGGAGGAAGTCGATCCGGTCGTTTCCGAAGAACATCTCGTTCCCTACGAACATCGTCGGCGAGCCGAAGACGCCGCGGTCGGCAGCCTCCTGCGTGAACGCGTCCAGCCGCGCCGCCGTCTCCGGAATGTCGATCCGGGCGGAGACGCCGTCCGCGTCGATCCCGGCGTCCGCGATCGCCTGAATTATGTCGGCGGTGCCTGGCAGCGAACGGCCGCCCGTCCAGATCGCGCGGTACAAAGCCGAAGCGATCGCGACCGCCTGCGCTTCGTCCCGGGCGGCTAGAACGGCGCGTGCGCAGCCCTCGCCGTCCACGCTGCCCATGCCGGCGGGGTTGAGGGCGACGCCGACTCGACGCGACCACCGCCCCAGGTCGGTGCGCGCGTGCCGCCCTTTCGCCTTGCAGGTAGTGGTGGTCGGCGTGTTCCCCACGCGCTCCATCAAGGCCAGGACCTTGATCGGCTTGAGCTGGAGCTCGACCGCCAACGTCTGAAGTTGCACAAAGGCGAGGTAGCCATAGGGGCTGCGGAAGTCGAAATAGAGTTCGACGGTCCTGGTCATCGCGTGTTCTCCTTCCTGAAGCCGAGCAGTCGGTGCGTGCTCTCGTCGGCACCGGGTCCCGGGCGCAGCTCGATGCGGGTCGGCGAGACCGCCTGACCAGTCTCGCGGTCGACCATCGCCAGCTCGAGCGGCCGGCCGGTCTCGCGATCCGTTATCTCGATGGTGGCAGCGCCGAAGCCGGAGGCGTCCCAGCGGTCGCCCCATTCGCGAAGCGCGATGCTGACCTTCCAGAGATCGCGCCCCTTTGGGGTCAGGCGATACTCGTCCCGAGGCGGCCGCTCCTGATAGCGATCCCGAGTGAGGATTTCAGTCTCCTCCAGACGCTTTAGGCGTGCTGCCAGCGTTGCGGGCGGGATCCCCAGGCTTGTCCGCAGGTCGTCGTAGCGGGTCATCCCCATCGAGAGATCGCGCACGATGAGCAGCGCCCACCTGTCGCCGATGAGCTCGAGAGCCCCGGCGATGGAGCAGCGCATCCCGACGAACGACTTGACCTTCATGCGGTCGCCGTTAGCAGCTTCAATAATTGAAGTGAATAGTTGAAGTCGGCTGCTTCGATTGCGTAGGCCCAGCGTTGACAATTGGACTGGCGAGCGACTGCAGGCAGTCGGCCGGATTCATCGTCATCGCGACGCTAGCATCTATGAGGTGCACTGGCCTGACGCCAGGAAAGGCAACGCGCTCCAATGACACGCGCGCGCATGGCAGCTGGGTGATCAGGGAGACGTCGAAATTTCGACCCCGCATGCATGCCTGCCGAACCAACGACGTGGTCGGGGCGGCTGGCA contains:
- a CDS encoding HAMP domain-containing histidine kinase translates to MQNLTAFVQPSGPTGSATTVAPTEFDGLAAVPAAADPYGGGAVARALRSAMAAAGHDLMQPLQIISHALERLVLAEQLAGDRIWIEAARTQVHRMTRGLGDLVGAAVSQEPFGPPTLQCLGVIMEETEAVWAKSAAAGGVTLEIARLPAPVRTDRARMRSILDNLIGNALKYGRSHVRVSTCRTAGKVRVDVVNDGTVIPADIQARLFEAFYQADRASEGLGLGLSIVREHCRALGHLVEVTSEPSGTRFSIVIDEPKAD
- a CDS encoding ATP-binding protein, which produces MTNLEDMRALPDGSRPTSISVRAVDAYADYLPQLHLRARPDGVITFLNLRYEELTGADRCPAVREALWRDRIHPEDLDGLEGAFAGGQVGDRDLQIDFRLLHADGAFRWMRLTARIVQDEAGDLVWHGLASDVQDERAARGEPDAISRGLRERVDGQAAELASLEVRYASLFAISRIAFAEQDMSGTALILRDLKAQGIEDLAAYMAEHPETLARCVASVKTVSVNDACVRMLGFDDVDGAVDRTVDGTAEDIEAVLLRQFEMIFYGWESVEGRVVLIGARGRRVPVFYSVTRLDDERQLSSLVDISSQEEVEEMRRAAQAELARASRIATVGAFSASIAHELNQPVASISMDANTGLRLLRRPQPEVGAAVRVLERVSVTIERISTIVRHTHDRIQGGRQDVRRIDLGRLARETCALLARDMRSCGVSVRYVGSDAPAVEGDFVDLQQVLINLINNARDAMLDVERDEKVVTVDVRGVGDHVELAVADVGAGISEDDRTRLFQPFFTTKKEGVGLGLQICLSTIQRMGGEMTVANGPSQGAVFTCRLPALRG
- a CDS encoding NADP-dependent oxidoreductase — protein: MKAFAIDRYKGELKLRDMPEPVAHAGEVVVEIEAASLNPLDGKIRDGDFKAFLRYDMPLVLGNDLAGRIVAVGPGVTRFKLGEEVFGKVDVARIGTFAERIAVSEGDLARKPVNVSMAEAASLPLVALTAWQVLVERAGLRSGQKVLIHAGAGGVGTVAIQLARHLGATVATTASASSLGLVRSLGADIAIDYRSEDFAQRLHDYDVVLTSLDTDVLERSLKVLRPGGKLISLSGPPDPAFARSVGANVVVRQVMRLMSSRTRRLAGRRGVEYSFLFMRADGAQLARIAHLVEDGTIRPVLDRIVPFERTSEILSLLEGRRGPGKVVMSREAVPSGEANASDSLPVADLLEKLRTIDPVVRIWPDKEPG
- a CDS encoding SDR family NAD(P)-dependent oxidoreductase; this translates as MTEQEKPLALVTGVGPGTGTALARRFSEGGYRVAMLARNEERLAKLEAEIPSSIAVPCDVADPAALERAVAAVGMPQVVVHNAVGGAFGTFQEIDAATLQRNFEVNAMALFHLARLVAPSMIAAGEGSIIVTGNTSAQRGRAKFAGFAPTKAAQRILAEAIARDLGPKGVHVAYLVIDASIDVPWQREMRPEVADDFFISPSSVAAEVFHLAHQPRDAWSFLAEVRPFHEPW
- a CDS encoding 2-hydroxychromene-2-carboxylate isomerase, with protein sequence MTRTVELYFDFRSPYGYLAFVQLQTLAVELQLKPIKVLALMERVGNTPTTTTCKAKGRHARTDLGRWSRRVGVALNPAGMGSVDGEGCARAVLAARDEAQAVAIASALYRAIWTGGRSLPGTADIIQAIADAGIDADGVSARIDIPETAARLDAFTQEAADRGVFGSPTMFVGNEMFFGNDRIDFLRDELERVDKAA
- a CDS encoding helix-turn-helix transcriptional regulator, producing MKVKSFVGMRCSIAGALELIGDRWALLIVRDLSMGMTRYDDLRTSLGIPPATLAARLKRLEETEILTRDRYQERPPRDEYRLTPKGRDLWKVSIALREWGDRWDASGFGAATIEITDRETGRPLELAMVDRETGQAVSPTRIELRPGPGADESTHRLLGFRKENTR